TTTACCATTTATTGTATTTGTAAAttgattataatttataaaattaattttggaGAAATGAAACCGATCATGATATATCTATAGACTATAGGTATTTTGTAAGATATTTTCATTATtcaaaataattatataaatgTGACACCATAAACGATGTCAATtagattttcaattttctttgtgACCGGCCCAACCAGTGAAATTCCATGAGTCTTAACCACGACTAAGTCACCTTAGGCCGAGTTGCTATCAAAAACCAATGACAGATCAAATTTTTTCAATGGCTGGAACTGTGAGTCGAATATTTGACATTGGGTGCCAATTATGCCCAGTTACTTATCGCATTGACCAGAGAGTAGATAACATAAGAAAGTACCAACAAAATGACTCCAAGCCAACAGAAGGAATGCTAAGCAAACTAAACTTGGAAAATCTATAGCAACATTATTTCAAGTTAAATAACCAAGTTCTCAACTCAAACttcaaaatacttaaaaatATTACAGAATTCAAATCCCTAATGGACCTTTTCTTTTCATAAATTTATATTTGTTTCCAATACATTCTTTAACACCTGCACAATAATGCTTCATTCTTTCGGAGGGTCTCCACTTCCCGAAGCCTTGGGTCCGGTACCAGCCTTTGATCCGCTACCACCCTTTTGAGCAATATCCAGAAAGTTCTTTATAACAGAAGCACTAAAGTTAAGATCAGCTTTATATTTTGCGCAGTGTGCACCAACCCACTTCGTTCCTACACTAGGAGGAACATTGTCCTGGCCGTCCCTCTCATGCTTTTCGATGGCAGGACGTATTTCATCATATACGGATTTGAGATTGGCAGCAGCTTGGTTCTTCATTTcctgaaaatcataaaaatatggtaGCTGTGACAAGGGATTATTTGAGAATCAGGATAAAGCATTAGAACagaaaccaaaaggaaaaagaatatcAATGCAAATGATTCTACAATTTAGACAAGCATGAGCACTAGAAAGGATAATTGGTGGAAGATTCAGAAAATAGGTTTTAGCAAACATAATAAAAGTTTAATCAGTTGCTGTGATGATAAAGACAAATTACTTATATGTCTAGACGATAAGAGTCACATTTCAAGGAAGCATCAACCAAACAAATTGAGAAAAGAAAGTGGGCTAatcccaaaaagaaaagaaacaaaacgaACAAGAAGAAGAGTGCAGTTGCTTCAAGAATTCACACAAATATATGAACCAGAGAGAATCCTCAAAAAGCAATACCAGAATTAAGcttaaacacaaaaaactaCAAATATCTCCCCTTCTTTAGTGATGGTAAAAGACTAACTCATATGCTTGACAGTACCTTCAAAACACAACAAAGAATCAATCAGATGGAATAGTCCAAAACATTCTAAATAAGCATTATTTTCATTCCTTGTTATAGTAATAAACTTCCACACTACTTACAAAACGTTTCACTCAACAGCAAGCATGTTTACTGCACTAAAAAGATCAACATTAAATGCAGCATCAGCTACAATACAAGATACTGAAATACCACCATGTGCCATACAATTTACATGATTGTCCTGTAGTAAAACAAGACAAGCTTACAAACTGACAGGATGCCCAAGTGCCTGTCATTCTGtttgagagagggagagagagagtgtgtgtgtgtgtgtgagaacAAAATGCTGGAACACCACCATGCGCCACACAATTCACATGATTATCTCGGACTAAAACAAGACAAGGTTCAATTATATGACATACGCATAGGACGCCAATGTGTGCacagagagagagggagagataaGCTAGCAACAGGTACAGATACGGGGAATATTGCAAGGCTCGCAGAAGCTCTGAGAAAGAATATTTGTACCTCATATTTGCGCACTTCTTCCTGTGCTTCCTTTGATGGAAACAGAACAGCAATATTTTTTGTATTGGATTGCTTTCCCCCAGTagatcttttcttttgcttgggTAAACGCTGTGATCTCTTTTTTGGAGACGAACCTGATCCGACATTGAAATTCTGAGAAGCAGTATTACTTCGAAGTCCAGATAAGACTGCACTTGTCTGATAAAAGGCCTGTTGCATGTCTTCTTCCTTCGATTTTCCGCTCTCCAAGACTTCCGCTTTCTCGGTATTCGTTGTCGTGCCGCCAACTTGAACTGAATTGTGCAGCTTGACAGTATTAGAAGAATCCAACTCTTGTCCAAACACATCACCAACTTCCAATTTCTGAGAGTAATCAGCTTCCAGACCATCTAAAGATTCAAATTTGAAAGGGCTAATGGTTTCAGGGATGCGTGGAAAGGGCTCATCTTCAGCAGAGTCATAAAGGGGAACCTCCTCAACTCTGTACCTGCATAGAAACAGCAACATTATATATCATATCCAAAAACCAAAATGACTGTTACAGAGGAAAAATTCCTGACTTCAGTTGTCACAGAAAGGCAATTGTAAAGCATAAAGTACATTGTACAGTGCCAGTAGTAGTTTCAAGACCAGAGCAAAATATCCAATTATGCAACTCAAACCGGCACACAGAATTGAGAAAAAAACAAGCACTTCAGTTCTGAAGTAAGAAGCCTTGAATGGCACCATCTAACCTACTAATTTTAGAACCTTTTACAACTGCTTAACAAGATACAAAAGCATACAACAATCAGAGATGATCATTGTGGACAAAACAATTTCAATTAGCTGGCATTTTTTGTGCAGATTAACTCTCTGCAAACATTTCGGCACCAAGTGTACTGATAGattgacaaaaaagaaaaagatggatTATGAGGCATCCGCAACAAACAGTATAATCATGCTGTTTATGAGATTCTGCTGGTAAAAGACAAAATTAAATAGTGACTGTGAACAAGAAAGCAAAAGCAACTGGCAAACAATGGCAAAACCATACTCGACCTCCAAACAATCACTCATTTTGAGACCTGGCGAAATATCGGCTCTTCAGAAAGGCAAAAGTACCTGTTggaattcttcttttttttttttttaattactagAGTGAAATTTCATTGACTAAATCAGCCAAAACCAAAAGCTGTACATCAGCCAGCCAAACTGTTCTCTCAACTAAACTTCTAGACATCTGAGTAAACATAcagatttgatttggaagtaTATGACTAGAAGGATTTGGTTCATCTTGTTTGAAGTTCATCTGCACGATAAGGACTCTTCTAGTCAAATACTCAGTTGGAAAGCTCTTTGAATTGCGTGGCCAAGCTAAAATTACTGCAGGTGGTCAAATACAATTTAATCTTCTAGACAAGAAGATGCAGTTCATTTCAGGACTTTTGGCAGAATAACATTCAATTCCAGACTCGATGTGATGCCAAAGTAAGAAGTGATTCTTTACTTTAGCAGGCCAGATTCCCAGTAACCCTAGGAATGATTTCTAGGTTTCCCTTTACCCAATTTTCTGAATATAACTTCATTTATCCTTCAAAATCAATCTCTGCTCCTGAAATTTTTTAATCAGTTCTGCTCTTAGAATAAAAAACCACCGCATGAAAATGTTTCATATTCTTATATTCTTTGACATtgcagaaaaaaaatttaacgcCACAGTCCAAGTAAAAGCATATCCCTCCACCATGCTAATTAACTTCAAAAAGTGATTGCAATCCATGCAGAGTAACACAAGGAAGCTTTTTTAAAGTAGGGCTGGAAAAACTGGTGAAAACTGCAGTATGAAAGAAAAGTTACTGCCCTTAACGAATGATTGACACCCAAAGTAACTAAATCAAAGTTACAAATGAATACAGGAAAAATAACAGGTTCCAAGATTTATATTCACATATCTTTCAGATTTTATGCTTAAAAATTCTAACTAATAAGCCGAAATCAATTCATCAATTACTGCCGCAGATCCATCTTTctcaaataacaataataaatagTCCCATGTGTCAACTATTCATTCAACCAGACTAGAGCACCTAATGATGGTCAACTGCTAATAACAATTGTTAATCAAGATTGTCACAACTACTAAGTGAATAGAGCAACACTAGAGGCCATCATCGGACTAAGCTTTTTTGATATGTGGCTCTCTTTTATATTAGCAGAATAACTCCAGTAGAAGACTAGTGATTGACCTGAATACCAACGTTAAACAGATATCAATGCACTAAAATAAATCCCTGAAATATGGTAATTTGGTATTAGTAATCTCAACTTCAAAGTCGACATTGATGTCCACGATCTTGGTCTGTGAAAGTGAAGGTTAGTGCTCTCAATTTTTAAAGTCAGGATCAGAGATCTGGACTTCATGGTCAAGGTCAGTAACCTCAACTGTAAGACTAAAACAGACACCAATTGGAAGTGACACTGATGTCCACAAGCTGGTCTGTGATTCATGCAGCAGGAATAGATCAATTGAAACTGAAGGCTAGTGCTCTCAATTTTTAAAGTCAGGATCAGAGATCTGGACTTCATGGTCAAGGTCAGTAACCTCAACTGTAAGACTAAAACAGACAACACCCCACAGCTTCTTCACCAGACGGTTGCATCTACCtctccctttcttcttcttttcttcaccTTGGCTCCATCTTCTTTTCTTCTACTTTCGCCACCACTTGTTACTCCTCTTCTCGACATCTGTCAAATAATTCTCCCTCCTATCCAGCTCGACCTCAGTTGGCCAGCACATGGAGAAGTAGATTGCAATGTTGGTAGTGTTGGTATCAACTTTGAAATCAACAATACTAATATAGACCTCCATTTTACCATAAGTCAAATTAAAACATTTCAAATTGTTCAAATTTGATTGAAAACCCATATATTGAGGTCAATCAACCCCTATTAGGTGATATTAAACTAGCATTTTGATTGCCAGAGGGAAAAGAGCAACTACCTGCAAATCAAGATGCTAAGATAACCCAAATGATAAAAGGCACAGGCATGCACTGTTGCCAAACATACTTCCAAGAGTTTTGAACTATATCAAAGCTAATCATTGAATAATATAAGGCTCCAAACAATCGGATAAATATCAGATAGAGAGGCAGATCCAGATCCATATTCAATAACAATCAAACAGAGTCATATTATctgacaaatctgaaataagAAGACCCATCTCCATATCCAAATGATTTGTATTTGGACTGTATGTATCTGAACAACTACAGGTAGCTTCTATCTGAGTGAGTATTTACACAGTTCAACCCTTTTcttagcaattaattgaagaaaAGATACTTGAAGACAATTACCACTGCAATAATCATAATCACCATCCTATTCCTGAGAACAGGCAAATGCAAAAGCATCGAATCTAAGAACAAAAGCTTGTAACTTCATAAGACGTGTATAAGAGAACAAGAAGTAAGAATTCTGGTGAAGCATTGGATTCTACTTGCCACTGAAAAAATAAGCggatgaaagagagagagagagagagagagattgcaAAGCACAGATTTGCACAGCAGCAACTTGGTAAAGCATTTGACTAAGTCATAGCCCATTGTCCAAATTTTGGGGTGTGGATCTGGAAGACAAGGCCGGCCCAGCAGCAGTGAGGCTGTAAGATGTACTTAGAATCTGTTGCTGTTGGGAGGATttcttatttttagtcacttaaAATGCTTTGATGTGAGGTCTGATGGCTTAAGTAATTCGTCCTTACGCTATATATAAAAATTCAATTTGTCTGGGAACTAATTCCCAAAAAATCTCAAACAGTAGAATTTCTAAAGGGCACAGACACTTTGTAGTTGCCCTGAGGTACAAAAGTTCTGTTACTAACCATTCAAATCTCCCTGAGTAAGTGGACATCAGCTAATTAACAATCACCAAATGTTCTCATCATACAACAAATCCAATGACTGAGAAGGCAAAGGTAATTTCCCATGTTGAAGAGCAAATCTACAGCATGCAGAGAAAACAATTACCTGTCATCTCCCTCTTCCCACACATGGTTATATGCCTGCAACATGATGAGACAACAGCAAATGAGCAAAACACGAAAGGTTTGATATGACTAAAACTTTGGTCTGATAAGTAGATAACACGTCAAAAGGAAATAGAGGATGAAAGTAATGAATTTCAAAAAGCAACCAGGTTTCAGATAAAAAACAACCAATCCAATTAATGTTGAATCAAGTTAATCTATAATTTGAAGCATCTCGAGATTGACTAGCTAAAAGGAAAGCCTGCAGAGACTAAGAACTTTGTAAGCATTTCTCAGAAGGAAATAGACAAGGATGGAATATGGTCTTCATATTAAAAATGGAAGCGCAACTGAGTTaggatctttttctttttcaatacaTGTGACGTTATTACTTCATAAAAGCCAAAGCAGTCAGAATTCTAGTAACATGTTTACAGTTTCTTTTAGATTTTATTTAGATGGTTTCAACTACTCCAGTCTCGACATGT
This region of Coffea arabica cultivar ET-39 chromosome 3c, Coffea Arabica ET-39 HiFi, whole genome shotgun sequence genomic DNA includes:
- the LOC113734939 gene encoding histone-lysine N-methyltransferase ASHH1 isoform X2, with translation MGDWVRGLQRCEVKLPEGLPSFSHIYHNDFVGRKPKKMKDDDVAICFCKYDPNNPESACGEGCLNVMTSTECTPGHCPCQDHCKNQRFQNCEYAKTKLFQTEGRGWGLLADEDIKAGQFIIEYCGEVISLEEAKHRSQSYEAQGLKDAYIISLNSNYFIDATKKGSLARFINHSCLPNCETRKWTVLGETRVGIFAKVDISSGTELSYNYNFEWYGGATVRCLCGAANCCLFLGAKSPGFQAYNHVWEEGDDRYRVEEVPLYDSAEDEPFPRIPETISPFKFESLDGLEADYSQKLEVGDVFGQELDSSNTVKLHNSVQVGGTTTNTEKAEVLESGKSKEEDMQQAFYQTSAVLSGLRSNTASQNFNVGSGSSPKKRSQRLPKQKKRSTGGKQSNTKNIAVLFPSKEAQEEVRKYEEMKNQAAANLKSVYDEIRPAIEKHERDGQDNVPPSVGTKWVGAHCAKYKADLNFSASVIKNFLDIAQKGGSGSKAGTGPKASGSGDPPKE
- the LOC113734939 gene encoding histone-lysine N-methyltransferase ASHH1 isoform X3, with product MEHLVKLPEGLPSFSHIYHNDFVGRKPKKMKDDDVAICFCKYDPNNPESACGEGCLNVMTSTECTPGHCPCQDHCKNQRFQNCEYAKTKLFQTEGRGWGLLADEDIKAGQFIIEYCGEVISLEEAKHRSQSYEAQGLKDAYIISLNSNYFIDATKKGSLARFINHSCLPNCETRKWTVLGETRVGIFAKVDISSGTELSYNYNFEWYGGATVRCLCGAANCCLFLGAKSPGFQAYNHVWEEGDDRYRVEEVPLYDSAEDEPFPRIPETISPFKFESLDGLEADYSQKLEVGDVFGQELDSSNTVKLHNSVQVGGTTTNTEKAEVLESGKSKEEDMQQAFYQTSAVLSGLRSNTASQNFNVGSGSSPKKRSQRLPKQKKRSTGGKQSNTKNIAVLFPSKEAQEEVRKYEEMKNQAAANLKSVYDEIRPAIEKHERDGQDNVPPSVGTKWVGAHCAKYKADLNFSASVIKNFLDIAQKGGSGSKAGTGPKASGSGDPPKE
- the LOC113734939 gene encoding histone-lysine N-methyltransferase ASHH1 isoform X4, encoding MKDDDVAICFCKYDPNNPESACGEGCLNVMTSTECTPGHCPCQDHCKNQRFQNCEYAKTKLFQTEGRGWGLLADEDIKAGQFIIEYCGEVISLEEAKHRSQSYEAQGLKDAYIISLNSNYFIDATKKGSLARFINHSCLPNCETRKWTVLGETRVGIFAKVDISSGTELSYNYNFEWYGGATVRCLCGAANCCLFLGAKSPGFQAYNHVWEEGDDRYRVEEVPLYDSAEDEPFPRIPETISPFKFESLDGLEADYSQKLEVGDVFGQELDSSNTVKLHNSVQVGGTTTNTEKAEVLESGKSKEEDMQQAFYQTSAVLSGLRSNTASQNFNVGSGSSPKKRSQRLPKQKKRSTGGKQSNTKNIAVLFPSKEAQEEVRKYEEMKNQAAANLKSVYDEIRPAIEKHERDGQDNVPPSVGTKWVGAHCAKYKADLNFSASVIKNFLDIAQKGGSGSKAGTGPKASGSGDPPKE
- the LOC113734939 gene encoding histone-lysine N-methyltransferase ASHH1 isoform X1 — its product is MEKQNLKEIFREIYRSPPSTRSRKRRKKVKLPEGLPSFSHIYHNDFVGRKPKKMKDDDVAICFCKYDPNNPESACGEGCLNVMTSTECTPGHCPCQDHCKNQRFQNCEYAKTKLFQTEGRGWGLLADEDIKAGQFIIEYCGEVISLEEAKHRSQSYEAQGLKDAYIISLNSNYFIDATKKGSLARFINHSCLPNCETRKWTVLGETRVGIFAKVDISSGTELSYNYNFEWYGGATVRCLCGAANCCLFLGAKSPGFQAYNHVWEEGDDRYRVEEVPLYDSAEDEPFPRIPETISPFKFESLDGLEADYSQKLEVGDVFGQELDSSNTVKLHNSVQVGGTTTNTEKAEVLESGKSKEEDMQQAFYQTSAVLSGLRSNTASQNFNVGSGSSPKKRSQRLPKQKKRSTGGKQSNTKNIAVLFPSKEAQEEVRKYEEMKNQAAANLKSVYDEIRPAIEKHERDGQDNVPPSVGTKWVGAHCAKYKADLNFSASVIKNFLDIAQKGGSGSKAGTGPKASGSGDPPKE